In Saccharomyces cerevisiae S288C chromosome XV, complete sequence, the following proteins share a genomic window:
- the IZH2 gene encoding PAQR-type receptor (Plasma membrane receptor for plant antifungal osmotin; involved in zinc ion homeostasis, apoptosis; negatively regulates ZRT1 and other functionally divergent genes through CCCTC promoter motif (IzRE); modulates FET3 activity in iron-independent manner; affects gene expression by influencing balance of competition between Msn2p/Msn4p and Nrg1p/Nrg2p for binding to IzRE; transcription regulated by Zap1p, zinc, fatty acid levels; homolog of mammalian adiponectin receptor) has protein sequence MSTLLERTKSVQELKKRAAGKTSANPAEVAKAKKVLRRLYSWDEIPEWQRDNDFILHGYVKETSSFIETFKSLFYLHNESVNIYSHLIPALGFFTVLLLDKSTIKVFATTTWLDHMVIDLFYSGAFACLILSSSFHCLKSHSLRIATLGNKLDYLGICILIVTSMVSILYYGYFEKFSLFCLFALITVSFGIACSIVSLKDKFRKREWRPYRAGLFVCFGLSSIIPIFSGLYCYSFSEIWTQIQLFWVLLGGVLYIIGAVLYGMRFPEKICPGKFDIWGHSHQLFHFLVVIAALCHLRGLLNSYELVHIKMENGIVS, from the coding sequence ATGTCAACTTTATTAGAAAGGACTAAGAGTGTGCAAGAGCTGAAGAAGAGAGCTGCAGGGAAAACATCCGCAAATCCCGCAGAGGTCGCTAAAGCTAAAAAAGTACTAAGAAGGCTATATAGTTGGGATGAAATTCCGGAATGGCAAAGAGAcaatgattttattttacaTGGATACGTGAAAGAAACTAGTAGCTTCATTGAAACTTTTAAAAGTTTGTTTTATTTGCATAATGAAAGTGTCAATATTTATTCACATTTAATTCCTGCTCTCGGGTTCTTCACTGTACTGTTGCTAGATAAATCTACTATCAAAGTGTTTGCAACAACTACATGGCTAGATCATATGGTAATCGACCTCTTTTATTCGGGGGCGTTTGCATGTTTAATATTGAGTAGCTCCTTTCATTGTCTAAAGAGTCACTCCTTAAGAATTGCTACCTTAGGAAATAAGTTGGACTACCTTGGTATTTGTATATTGATTGTTACGTCAATGGTCAGTATTTTGTACTACGGCtattttgagaaattttCCCTATTTTGCCTATTTGCGCTTATTACCGTTAGCTTTGGGATCGCGTGTAGTATTGTGTCACTAAAAGATAAGTTTCGGAAAAGAGAGTGGAGACCTTACAGAGCTGGGctatttgtttgttttggTTTATCCTCAATTATTCCAATATTCAGCGGCCTTTACTGCTATAgtttttcagaaatttgGACCCAAATTCAGCTCTTTTGGGTATTACTTGGGGGTGTCCTATATATAATTGGCGCTGTTCTTTATGGAATGCGGTTTCCTGAAAAGATTTGCCCCGGtaaatttgatatttggGGTCATTCTCACCaacttttccattttctaGTTGTTATTGCGGCATTGTGCCACTTGAGAGGTTTATTAAATAGTTATGAGTTAGTCCATATAAAGATGGAGAACGGGATTGTCTCCTAG
- the PHO80 gene encoding Pho80p (Cyclin; interacts with cyclin-dependent kinase Pho85p; regulates the response to nutrient levels and environmental conditions, including the response to phosphate limitation and stress-dependent calcium signaling) yields MESTSGERSENIHEDQGIPKVILPADFNKCSRTDLVVLISRMLVSLIAINENSATKKSDDQITLTRYHSKIPPNISIFNYFIRLTKFSSLEHCVLMTSLYYIDLLQTVYPDFTLNSLTAHRFLLTATTVATKGLCDSFSTNAHYAKVGGVRCHELNILENDFLKRVNYRIIPRDHNITLCSIEQKQKKFVIDKNALGSLDLDSYSYVNRPKSGYNVLDKYYRRIVQLVGSFNASPDKSRKVDYVLPPNIDIVSESGSQTTQLKGSSSPNSHSSQKRYSEAKDAHIYNKRSKPD; encoded by the coding sequence ATGGAAAGCACATCAGGAGAACGTTCCGAAAATATACATGAGGATCAAGGGATACCAAAAGTAATTCTGCCCGCTGATTTTAATAAATGCTCTAGAACTGACCTAGTGGTGCTCATATCACGAATGTTAGTATCGCTGATAGCaatcaatgaaaattcAGCAACAAAGAAATCTGATGACCAAATTACTTTAACACGATACCATTCTAAGATTCCTCCAAACATATCAATCTTCAACTATTTCATACGACTGACAAAGTTTTCCTCTTTAGAACATTGTGTGCTTATGACATCACTCTATTATATCGATTTATTGCAAACTGTGTATCCTGATTTTACGCTTAATTCGTTGACTGCCCATAGGTTTTTATTAACAGCCACCACAGTCGCAACAAAAGGCTTATGTGATTCGTTCTCAACAAACGCCCATTATGCAAAAGTTGGAGGAGTACGATGTCACGAATTGAATATACTGGAGAACGATTTTTTAAAGAGAGTAAACTACAGAATCATTCCGCGGGATCATAACATTACGTTATGTAGTATAGAGcaaaaacagaaaaagtTTGTCATAGATAAAAACGCATTAGGGTCTCTCGATTTGGATTCTTATTCTTACGTTAATCGTCCAAAAAGTGGATATAATGTTCTAGATAAATACTATCGAAGAATAGTTCAGCTGGTGGGTTCCTTTAACGCTTCACCTGATAAGAGTAGAAAGGTTGATTATGTTCTCCCGCCAAATATTGATATAGTGAGTGAAAGTGGCTCCCAAACTACTCAACTAAAGGGGTCGTCATCACCCAATTCTCACTCTTCACAAAAGCGATATTCTGAGGCAAAGGACGCACATATCTATAACAAGCGATCAAAGCCAGATTAA
- the PFA4 gene encoding palmitoyltransferase PFA4 (Palmitoyltransferase with autoacylation activity; required for palmitoylation of amino acid permeases containing a C-terminal Phe-Trp-Cys site; required for modification of Chs3p; member of the DHHC family of putative palmitoyltransferases) has protein sequence MPVKLRWPWLGIAIPTFLISFIGYGAHYFILSNFLSVPKQITFEFCLSMIWLSYYLAICTNPGRPLPNYKPPPDIWRNFCKKCQSYKPERSHHCKTCNQCVLMMDHHCPWTMNCVGFANYPHFLRFLFWIIVTTSVLFCIQAKRIYFIWQQRHLPGYFFKKSELIFLTISSPLNSFVLLTITILFLRCLFNQILNGRSQIESWDMDRLESLFNSGRLTQKLIDNTWRIYPESRSFQNKKDAEEHLTKKRPRFDELVNFPYDFDLYTNALLYLGPIHLWLWPYGVPTGDGNNFPKNGISKYEANSSLEDHILSLPWPPDGGKTNTVFNHGSSTIEMRNESGEQLIRTRLPQNGRHASREKWYNDWGESLDDFGVDVDME, from the coding sequence ATGCCAGTAAAGTTAAGGTGGCCTTGGTTAGGAATTGCTATACCAACGTTTCTGATTTCATTTATAGGCTATGGTGCACactactttattttatcCAATTTCTTGTCAGTTCCGAAACAAATAACATTTGAGTTCTGTTTGTCAATGATATGGCTCTCCTATTACTTGGCCATCTGCACAAATCCAGGAAGGCCTTTGCCCAACTACAAACCACCCCCTGATATCTGGCGGAATTTCTGTAAGAAGTGCCAAAGTTATAAGCCAGAACGTTCACATCATTGTAAAACCTGCAATCAATGCGTCCTAATGATGGATCATCATTGTCCGTGGACGATGAATTGCGTCGGCTTTGCAAACTATCCGCATTTCCTTAGATTCTTATTTTGGATCATAGTGACGACTAGTGTTTTATTTTGCATACAAGCTAAGCggatatattttatttggCAACAAAGGCACTTGCCTGGctacttcttcaaaaaatcagaaCTGATTTTCTTAACAATATCGAGTCCTTTAAATTCTTTTGTCCTACTAACGATAACAATTCTTTTCCTACGATGTTTATTCAATCAAATCTTGAATGGAAGATCTCAAATTGAGTCGTGGGATATGGATCGGCTAGAATCTTTGTTCAACTCCGGAAGATTAACTCAGAAATTAATTGATAATACTTGGAGAATATATCCAGAGTCGAGGTcgtttcaaaataaaaaggatGCTGAGGAACActtgacaaaaaaaaggccaCGTTTTGATGAACTTGTAAATTTCCCTTACGATTTTGATTTGTACACTAATGCATTACTGTACCTTGGTCCCATTCATTTATGGTTATGGCCATATGGTGTTCCTACGGGAGATGGGAacaattttccaaaaaacggtatttcaaaatatgaGGCTAACTCCTCATTGGAAGACCACATCCTTTCACTTCCCTGGCCACCAGATGGAGGTAAAACAAACACCGTCTTCAATCATGGCAGCTCAACAATAGAGATGCGTAATGAAAGTGGCGAACAGCTAATAAGGACCAGACTTCCTCAAAATGGCAGACATGCTTCTCGTGAGAAGTGGTACAACGACTGGGGTGAATCACTAGACGATTTTGGAGTGGATGTTGATATGGAATAG
- the ALG6 gene encoding dolichyl-P-Glc:Man(9)GlcNAc(2)-PP-dolichol alpha-1,3-glucosyltransferase (ER-luminal alpha 1,3 glucosyltransferase; involved in transfer of oligosaccharides from dolichyl pyrophosphate to asparagine residues of proteins during N-linked protein glycosylation; C998T transition in human ortholog ALG6 causes carbohydrate-deficient glycoprotein syndrome type-Ic; wild-type human ortholog ALG6 can partially complement yeast alg6 mutant) has protein sequence MAIGKRLLVNKPAEESFYASPMYDFLYPFRPVGNQWLPEYIIFVCAVILRCTIGLGPYSGKGSPPLYGDFEAQRHWMEITQHLPLSKWYWYDLQYWGLDYPPLTAFHSYLLGLIGSFFNPSWFALEKSRGFESPDNGLKTYMRSTVIISDILFYFPAVIYFTKWLGRYRNQSPIGQSIAASAILFQPSLMLIDHGHFQYNSVMLGLTAYAINNLLDEYYAMAAVCFVLSICFKQMALYYAPIFFAYLLSRSLLFPKFNIARLTVIAFATLATFAIIFAPLYFLGGGLKNIHQCIHRIFPFARGIFEDKVANFWCVTNVFVKYKERFTIQQLQLYSLIATVIGFLPAMIMTLLHPKKHLLPYVLIACSMSFFLFSFQVHEKTILIPLLPITLLYSSTDWNVLSLVSWINNVALFTLWPLLKKDGLHLQYAVSFLLSNWLIGNFSFITPRFLPKSLTPGPSISSINSDYRRRSLLPYNVVWKSFIIGTYIAMGFYHFLDQFVAPPSKYPDLWVLLNCAVGFICFSIFWLWSYYKIFTSGSKSMKDL, from the coding sequence ATGGCCATTGGCAAAAGGTTACTGGTGAACAAACCAGCAGAAGAATCATTTTATGCTTCTCCAATGtatgattttttgtatCCGTTTAGGCCAGTGGGGAACCAATGGCTGCCAgaatatattatctttgtatgTGCTGTAATACTGAGGTGCACAATTGGACTTGGTCCATATTCTGGGAAAGGCAGTCCACCGCTGTACGGCGATTTTGAGGCTCAGAGACATTGGATGGAAATTACGCAACATTTACCGCTTTCTAAGTGGTACTGGTATGATTTGCAATACTGGGGATTGGACTATCCACCATTAACAGCATTTCATTCGTACCTTCTGGGCCTAATTGgatcttttttcaatccaTCTTGGTTTGCACTAGAAAAGTCACGTGGCTTTGAATCCCCCGATAATGGCCTGAAAACATATATGCGTTCTACTGTCATCATTAGCGACATATTGTTTTACTTTCCTGCAGTAATATACTTTACTAAGTGGCTTGGTAGATATCGAAACCAGTCGCCCATAGGACAATCTATTGCGGCATCAGCGATTTTGTTCCAACCTTCATTAATGCTCATTGACCATGGGCACTTTCAATATAATTCAGTCATGCTTGGCCTTACTGCTTATGCCATAAATAACTTATTAGATGAGTATTATGCTATGGCGGCCGTTTGTTTTGTCCTATCCATTTGTTTTAAACAAATGGCATTGTATTATGCaccgattttttttgcttatCTATTAAGTCGATCATTGCTGTTCCCCAAATTTAACATAGCTAGATTGACGGTTATTGCGTTTGCAACACTCGCAACTTTTGCTATAATATTTGCGCCATTATATTTCTTGGGAGGAGGATTAAAGAATATTCACCAATGTATTCACAGGATATTCCCTTTTGCCAGGGGCATCTTCGAAGACAAGGTTGCTAACTTCTGGTGCGTTACGAACGTGTTTGTAAAATACAAGGAAAGATTCACTATACAACAACTCCAGctatattcattgattgCCACCGTGATTGGTTTCTTACCAGCCATGATAATGACATTACTTCATCCCAAAAAGCATCTTCTCCCATACGTGTTAATCGCATGTTCGAtgtccttttttctttttagcTTTCAAGTACATGAGAAAACTATCCTCATCCCACTTTTGCCTATTACACTACTCTACTCCTCTACTGATTGGAATGTTCTATCTCTTGTAAGTTGGATAAACAATGTGGCTTTGTTTACGCTATGGCctttgttgaaaaaggacGGTCTTCATTTACAGTATGCCGTATCTTTCTTACTAAGCAATTGGCTGATTGGAAATTTCAGTTTTATTACACCAAGGTTCTTGCCAAAATCTTTAACTCCTGGCCCTTCTATCAGCAGCATCAATAGCGACtatagaagaagaagcttACTGCCATATAATGTGGTTTGGAAAAGTTTTATCATAGGAACGTATATTGCTATGGGCTTTTATCATTTCTTAGATCAATTTGTAGCACCTCCATCGAAATATCCAGACTTGTGGGTGTTGTTGAACTGTGCTGTTGGGTTCATTTGCTTTAGCATATTTTGGCTATGGTCTTATTACAAGATATTCACTTCCGGTAGCAAATCCATGAAGGACTTGTAG
- the YSP3 gene encoding putative subtilisin-like protease YSP3 (Putative precursor of the subtilisin-like protease III; SWAT-GFP and mCherry fusion proteins localize to the endoplasmic reticulum; YSP3 has a paralog, PRB1, that arose from the whole genome duplication), giving the protein MKFSTILPILWANCCLCMIIPDFDGIVRFIENIDGTRSVRAGEGLGQHDPGNFHTEHQHVAHKTEFLPYRYVIVFNEDISLQQIQSHMQVVQKDHSTSVGKLTENDAFWRVISSSVSSKSQFGGIDNFFDINGLFRGYTGYFTDEIIKIISQDPIIKFVEQETTVKISNSSLQEEAPWGLHRVSHREKPKYGQDLEYLYEDAAGKGVTSYVLDTGIDTEHEDFEGRAEWGAVIPANDEASDLNGHGTHCAGIIGSKHFGVAKNTKIVAVKVLRSNGEGTVSDVIKGIEYVTKEHIESSKKKNKEFKGSTANLSLGSSKSLAMEMAVNAAVDSGVHFAIAAGNEDEDACLSSPAGAEKSITVGASTFSDDRAFFSNWGTCVDVFAPGINIMSTYIGSRNATLSLSGTSMASPHVAGILSYFLSLQPAPDSEFFNDAPSPQELKEKVLKFSTQGVLGDIGDDTPNKLIYNGGGKKLDGFW; this is encoded by the coding sequence ATGAAATTCTCTACCATCTTACCTATACTTTGGGCAAATTGCTGTCTTTGTATGATCATCCCTGATTTCGACGGGATAGTTCGTTTTATTGAGAATATTGATGGTACTCGCAGTGTAAGAGCAGGAGAAGGTTTGGGACAGCATGATCCTGGAAATTTTCACACTGAACATCAACATGTCGCTCATAAAACAGAGTTTCTTCCTTATCGGTATGTCATAGTCTTTAATGAAGATATTTCCCTCCAGCAGATTCAATCGCATATGCAAGTGGTACAGAAGGATCATAGTACCTCAGTAGGTAAGCTTACAGAAAATGACGCTTTTTGGAGggtaatttcttcttcagtatCATCTAAATCTCAATTTGGAGGtattgataatttttttgacatAAATGGTCTATTTCGAGGTTATACTGGCTATTTCACTGATGAAATCATTAAAATAATCTCCCAGGACCCAATCATAAAGTTCGTAGAGCAAGAAACTACAGTAAAAATATCTAATTCGTCATTGCAGGAAGAAGCGCCTTGGGGTTTACATAGAGTTTCGCACAGGGAGAAACCAAAATATGGACAAGATTTGGAATATTTATATGAAGATGCCGCCGGAAAAGGTGTCACATCATATGTACTCGACACAGGAATTGATACCGAGCACGAGGACTTTGAAGGGCGTGCTGAGTGGGGAGCCGTTATACCAGCAAACGATGAAGCTTCTGATTTGAATGGTCATGGAACTCACTGTGCGGGGATTATCGGATCGAAGCACTTTGGTGTAGccaaaaatacaaaaatagTAGCTGTCAAAGTTCTTCGTTCTAATGGGGAAGGGACGGTTTCAGATGTTATTAAAGGTATAGAGTATGTTACTAAGGAGCATATAGAATCgtcgaagaaaaagaataaagaattcaaaggaTCGACTGCCAATCTTTCTTTGGGAAGTAGCAAATCGCTAGCTATGGAAATGGCTGTAAATGCAGCTGTAGATAGCGGTGTCCATTTTGCTATTGCGGCAGGAaatgaggatgaagatgcTTGTCTCAGTTCACCAGCAGGAGCTGAAAAAAGTATTACGGTCGGTGCTTCGACATTTAGTGATGATAGAGCATTCTTTTCGAACTGGGGCACATGTGTTGATGTGTTTGCTCCCGGTATAAATATTATGTCCACCTATATTGGTTCAAGGAATGCAACTTTAAGTTTATCAGGTACTTCCATGGCGTCCCCGCACGTTGCTGGTATTTTAAGTTACTTTTTATCATTACAGCCTGCACCAGACagtgaatttttcaacgaCGCTCCCTCACCTCaagaattgaaagaaaaagtcCTAAAATTTAGTACACAGGGAGTACTGGGTGATATCGGTGATGATACTCCTAACAAATTAATATATAATGGGGGAGGTAAGAAATTGGATGGTTTTTGGTAg
- the UTP23 gene encoding rRNA-binding ribosome biosynthesis protein UTP23 (Component of the small subunit processome; involved in 40S ribosomal subunit biogenesis; interacts with snR30 and is required for dissociation of snR30 from large pre-ribosomal particles; has homology to PINc domain protein Fcf1p, although the PINc domain of Utp23p is not required for function; essential protein), whose protein sequence is MRQKRAKSYRKQLLVYSHTFKFREPYQVLVDNQLVLECNNSNFNLPSGLKRTLQADVKVMITQCCIQALYETRNDGAINLAKQFERRRCNHSFKDPKSPAECIESVVNISGANKHRYVVASQDIDLRRKLRTVPGVPLIHLTRSVMVMEPLSTASAKASKITEEQKLYKGLNDPNIEKLQESGDGSGKESITKKRKLGPKAPNPLSVKKKKKVNSPSDEVKDKEDTSKEKKKRRRRKHKSNTNVPVSNGTTAAQ, encoded by the coding sequence ATGCGTCAAAAGAGGGCTAAGTCATATAGGAAACAACTTCTTGTTTACAGTCACACATTTAAGTTCCGTGAGCCATATCAAGTTTTGGTTGATAATCAGCTTGTTTTAGAATGTAATAATTCTAATTTTAATCTACCGAGTGGGTTGAAAAGAACGTTGCAAGCAGACGTAAAGGTCATGATCACACAGTGTTGCATACAAGCGTTATATGAAACTAGAAATGATGGTGCAATTAATTTAGCGAAACAATTTGAGAGACGTCGTTGTAACCACTCTTTTAAAGATCCAAAGTCACCTGCGGAGTGCATCGAAAGCGTCGTTAATATTAGCGGTGCAAATAAACACAGGTATGTGGTTGCTTCTCAGGACATAGATTTGAGGAGGAAGCTGAGGACGGTTCCGGGTGTTCCATTAATCCATTTAACCAGGTCTGTTATGGTTATGGAACCTCTCAGTACGGCGAGTGCCAAGGCAAGCAAGATTActgaagaacaaaaattgTATAAGGGTCTCAATGATCctaatattgaaaaacttcaagAAAGTGGTGATGGATCAGGAAAGGAATCTATCactaagaaaagaaagcttGGTCCAAAGGCTCCTAATCCTTTGAGCgtaaagaagaagaagaaagtcAACTCGCCCAGCGATGAGGTGAAAGACAAAGAAGATACttctaaagaaaagaaaaaaagaagaagaaggaaacaCAAAAGCAACACTAACGTCCCCGTTTCAAATGGGACCACAGCCGCGCagtaa
- the RRP6 gene encoding exosome nuclease subunit RRP6 (Nuclear exosome exonuclease component; has 3'-5' exonuclease activity that is regulated by Lrp1p; involved in RNA processing, maturation, surveillance, degradation, tethering, and export; role in sn/snoRNAs precursor degradation; forms a stable heterodimer with Lrp1p; has similarity to E. coli RNase D and to human PM-Sc1 100 (EXOSC10); mutant displays reduced transcription elongation in the G-less-based), protein MTSENPDVLLSRVINVVRAASSLASQDVDFYKNLDRGFSKDLKSKADKLADMANEIILSIDEHHESFELKEEDISDLWNNFGNIMDNLLEMSDHSLDKLNCAINSKSRGSDLQYLGEFSGKNFSPTKRVEKPQLKFKSPIDNSESHPFIPLLKEKPNALKPLSESLRLVDDDENNPSHYPHPYEYEIDHQEYSPEILQIREEIPSKSWDDSVPIWVDTSTELESMLEDLKNTKEIAVDLEHHDYRSYYGIVCLMQISTRERDYLVDTLKLRENLHILNEVFTNPSIVKVFHGAFMDIIWLQRDLGLYVVGLFDTYHASKAIGLPRHSLAYLLENFANFKTSKKYQLADWRIRPLSKPMTAYARADTHFLLNIYDQLRNKLIESNKLAGVLYESRNVAKRRFEYSKYRPLTPSSEVYSPIEKESPWKILMYQYNIPPEREVLVRELYQWRDLIARRDDESPRFVMPNQLLAALVAYTPTDVIGVVSLTNGVTEHVRQNAKLLANLIRDALRNIKNTNEEATPIPSSETKADGILLETISVPQIRDVMERFSVLCNSNISKSRAKPVTNSSILLGKILPREEHDIAYSKDGLPNKVKTEDIRIRAQNFKSALANLEDIIFEIEKPLVVPVKLEEIKTVDPASAPNHSPEIDNLDDLVVLKKKNIQKKQPAKEKGVTEKDAVDYSKIPNILSNKPGQNNRQQKKRRFDPSSSDSNGPRAAKKRRPAAKGKNLSFKR, encoded by the coding sequence ATGACTTCTGAAAATCCGGATGTACTTTTATCTAGGGTGATAAATGTGGTGAGAGCAGCATCATCGTTAGCCAGTCAAGATGTAGACTTTTACAAGAATTTAGACAGGGGATTTAGTAAAGATCTGAAATCAAAAGCAGACAAACTTGCGGATATGGCGAATGAAATAATCCTCTCTATTGATGAGCATCATGAATCATTTGAACTTAAAGAAGAGGACATTTCTGACTTGTGGAACAACTTTGGAAACATCATGGATAATTTGTTAGAAATGTCAGACCATTCGCTGGATAAGCTGAATTGTGCAATAAACTCAAAGTCAAGAGGTTCCGATCTTCAGTATTTAGGCGAATTTTCaggaaagaatttttctcCCACCAAAAGAGTCGAAAAACCTCAGTTGAAATTTAAAAGTCCAATTGATAACAGCGAAAGTCATCCGTTCATACCTTTATTGAAGGAAAAACCAAATGCTTTGAAGCCACTCTCTGAGAGTTTGAGGTTggttgatgatgatgaaaataaccCCAGTCACTACCCCCATCCTTATGAATATGAGATTGATCATCAAGAGTATAGTCCAGAAATTCTCCAAATTAGAGAGGAGATTCCCTCAAAATCCTGGGATGATTCGGTACCAATTTGGGTAGATACAAGTACAGAACTCGAATCAATGTTGGAGGACTTGAAAAATACGAAAGAGATTGCCGTTGATCTTGAGCATCACGATTATAGGTCATACTATGGTATTGTTTGCCTCATGCAAATTAGTACAAGGGAAAGGGATTATTTAGTTGATACTCTAAAACTTCGCGAAAATTTACATATTCTGAACGAAGTGTTTACGAACCCTTCAATTGTGAAAGTTTTTCACGGTGCATTCATGGATATTATTTGGCTTCAGCGAGATTTAGGTTTGTATGTCGTTGGTCTCTTCGATACTTACCATGCGTCTAAAGCAATCGGTCTTCCTAGACATAGTTTGGCCTATCTTTTGGAGAATTTTGCCAATTTTAAaacttcaaagaaatatcaGTTGGCTGACTGGCGTATAAGACCGCTTTCAAAACCCATGACGGCATATGCTAGAGCAGATACTCACTTTTTACTAAATATATATGACCAGTTGAGAAACAAACTTATCGAGTCTAATAAGTTAGCAGGTGTTCTTTATGAATCAAGAAATGTCGCAAAAAGAAGGTTTGAATATTCAAAGTACAGACCACTGACACCTTCTTCAGAAGTTTATTCTCCAATCGAAAAAGAGAGTCcttggaaaatattgatgTATCAGTACAACATACCACCTGAGAGGGAAGTATTAGTAAGAGAGCTATACCAATGGAGAGATCTTATTGCAAGAAGAGACGATGAATCGCCACGATTTGTTATGCCAAACCAGTTATTGGCTGCACTTGTCGCATATACACCTACTGATGTCATAGGTGTTGTTTCTTTGACCAATGGCGTAACTGAACATGTCCGCCAGAATGCAAAACTATTAGCTAATTTGATAAGAGATGCATTACGAAACATCAAGAACACCAATGAGGAAGCTACTCCCATTCCATCTTCCGAGACCAAAGCAGACGGAATATTGTTGGAGACTATAAGTGTTCCTCAAATCCGTGATGTTATGGAAAGGTTTTCGGTGTTGTGCAACAGCAATATTTCCAAGAGCCGAGCCAAGCCTGTCACTAATTCTTCTATTCTGTTGGGTAAGATTTTACCACGTGAGGAGCATGATATTGCATATAGCAAAGACGGCTTGCCAAATAAAGTGAAGACGGAAGATATCAGGATCCGAGCACAAAATTTCAAGTCTGCCTTAGCAAACTTGGAGGATATCATATTCGAAATAGAGAAACCTCTCGTTGTTCCTGTCAAGCTAGAGGAGATTAAGACAGTAGACCCTGCGAGCGCACCTAATCACTCGCCTGAGATTGATAATCTTGATGATCTTGTTgttttaaagaagaaaaacattcaaaagaaacaaccagcaaaggaaaaaggtgTAACGGAAAAAGATGCTGTGgattattcaaaaattccGAATATCTTATCTAATAAGCCTGGCCAAAATAATAGacaacaaaagaaaaggagatTCGACCCATCATCTAGCGATAGTAATGGACCAAGGGCAGCTAAAAAGAGGAGGCCTGCCGCCAAAGGTAAGAATCTGTCATTTAAAAGGTGA